One genomic region from Evansella sp. LMS18 encodes:
- a CDS encoding ABC transporter ATP-binding protein yields MSLTVENVSRSFSGDKAVDNVSFTAKKGEIIGLLGTSGCGKSTVLRAISGLDTGYEGTITVNGLKSRSVNKDLGIIFQEPRLMPWLTVLDNVCFGLEGDKKEKKTKALNLLQQVGLHGFEHYYPKQLSGGMAQRTAIARALVTEPETLLLDEPFSALDAFTKLQLQDMLLDLWSSYRPTMVIVTHDIDEALYLCDRIIILKGQPGSVHKNIEITKQKPRSKADPELAQLKGEILKALELEKKAASF; encoded by the coding sequence ATGAGTTTAACTGTAGAGAATGTAAGCAGGAGTTTTTCAGGGGATAAGGCAGTTGATAATGTATCCTTCACTGCGAAGAAAGGGGAAATCATCGGGCTTCTCGGTACGAGCGGATGTGGAAAAAGCACCGTTCTCCGTGCTATATCAGGGCTTGATACTGGTTATGAAGGAACGATCACAGTTAACGGCCTGAAGAGCAGGTCTGTGAACAAGGATCTGGGGATCATTTTTCAGGAACCGAGATTAATGCCTTGGCTCACTGTCCTTGATAATGTCTGCTTCGGGCTGGAAGGGGACAAAAAGGAGAAAAAAACGAAAGCGTTAAACCTGCTGCAGCAAGTTGGCCTCCATGGATTTGAGCATTATTATCCGAAACAGCTGTCAGGTGGGATGGCGCAGAGAACCGCTATCGCCAGAGCACTTGTGACAGAACCGGAAACACTGCTCCTCGATGAGCCTTTCAGTGCTCTTGATGCGTTCACAAAGCTGCAGCTTCAGGATATGCTGCTTGATCTCTGGAGCAGTTACCGTCCGACAATGGTAATCGTGACACATGATATTGATGAAGCTTTGTATCTCTGCGACCGGATTATCATTCTAAAAGGGCAGCCTGGAAGCGTCCATAAAAATATTGAAATTACCAAACAAAAACCGAGAAGCAAAGCTGATCCGGAGCTCGCTCAATTAAAGGGAGAAATTCTTAAAGCCCTTGAACTGGAAAAGAAAGCAGCATCCTTTTAA